One window from the genome of Molothrus ater isolate BHLD 08-10-18 breed brown headed cowbird chromosome 5, BPBGC_Mater_1.1, whole genome shotgun sequence encodes:
- the TMEM60 gene encoding transmembrane protein 60: protein MRMSLAQRVLLTWLFTLLFLIMLVLKLDEKAPWNWFLIFIPVWIFDTILLVMLIVKMAGRCKSGFDPRNGSQNMKKKVWYLVAMLLKLAFCLALCAKLQRFTTMKLAYVFIPLWALLLGAMVELGYNIFYVRRD, encoded by the coding sequence ATGAGAATGTCCCTGGCGCAAAGAGTGCTGCTGACATGGCTTTTTACCTTACTCTTCCTCATCATGCTGGTGCTGAAGTTGGATGAGAAAGCACCGTGGAACTGGTTCCTCATTTTTATTCCAGTGTGGATCTTTGACACAATTCTTCTCGTTATGTTAATTGTAAAAATGGCTGGGCGCTGCAAGTCTGGCTTTGACCCCCGCAACGGCTCCCAGAACATGAAGAAGAAAGTCTGGTACCTCGTTGCCATGCTGCTGAAATTGGCCTTCTGCCTGGCCCTGTGTGCCAAGCTGCAGCGCTTCACCACCATGAAACTGGCCTACGTGTTCATCCCCctctgggccctgctgctgggggccaTGGTGGAACTGGGATACAATATCTTCTATGTACGGAGAGACTAG